One window of Nocardia sp. NBC_00508 genomic DNA carries:
- a CDS encoding sporulation protein: protein MFKKLLAAAGVGGAEVETELFTPGVQPGGTVEGVVRLRGGQVDQEIASVAVEFVTRAEQEYEDHEGVRDIAFGRTGVYGPLHLPAGAVLDFRFAARAPMETPITFYNGRHLPGTVVALRTIVEIQGAVDAADTDPIGVGALPAQHVLLEAVEHLGFHLRSADVESGRVHNTPQTLPFYQEIEFAGSPHYPRLNQLEVTFVPTETGMSVVLEADKRGGWISEGRDVFDALWVDYQHLGSVDWSGELHHRVERLAH from the coding sequence GCCGGGTGTGCAGCCCGGCGGCACGGTCGAGGGTGTGGTCCGGTTGCGGGGTGGGCAGGTCGATCAAGAGATCGCCTCGGTGGCCGTCGAATTCGTGACGAGGGCCGAACAGGAGTACGAGGATCACGAGGGTGTCCGCGATATAGCATTCGGCCGCACGGGGGTATACGGTCCGCTGCACCTGCCCGCTGGCGCGGTGCTGGATTTCCGTTTCGCGGCCCGCGCGCCGATGGAAACGCCGATCACGTTCTACAACGGCAGGCACCTGCCCGGCACGGTGGTCGCGCTGCGCACGATCGTGGAGATCCAGGGCGCGGTGGACGCCGCCGACACCGACCCGATCGGCGTCGGCGCGCTGCCCGCCCAGCACGTGCTGCTGGAAGCGGTGGAGCACTTGGGATTCCACCTCCGCAGCGCGGACGTGGAGTCGGGCCGGGTGCACAACACGCCGCAGACGCTGCCGTTCTACCAGGAAATCGAGTTCGCCGGCTCGCCGCACTACCCGCGCCTGAACCAGCTCGAGGTGACCTTCGTCCCCACCGAGACCGGGATGAGCGTGGTCCTGGAGGCGGACAAGCGCGGCGGATGGATCTCCGAGGGCCGCGACGTCTTCGACGCGCTGTGGGTCGACTACCAGCACCTGGGCAGCGTGGACTGGTCGGGCGAACTCCACCATCGCGTAGAACGCTTGGCGCACTGA